From the Gallaecimonas kandeliae genome, one window contains:
- a CDS encoding bifunctional 4-hydroxy-2-oxoglutarate aldolase/2-dehydro-3-deoxy-phosphogluconate aldolase codes for MTWKLAPQEVMTASPVMPVLVIEKLEHAVPLARALMAGGIKVLEVTLRTDCALDAISAIARELPDALVGAGTVLNGDDYQAAVAAGARFVISPGMTPSLVQAAKAGPAPLIPGVSTLSEVMEGMDLGLSYFKFFPAEASGGAPALKAMGGPIPQVRFCPTGGISLKSAPDYLALPNVLCVGGSWLAPKELVESGDWAGITALAKEAVALKA; via the coding sequence ATGACCTGGAAGCTTGCCCCCCAAGAGGTGATGACCGCCAGCCCGGTAATGCCGGTGCTGGTCATCGAGAAACTGGAGCACGCCGTGCCCCTGGCCCGTGCCCTGATGGCCGGCGGCATCAAGGTGCTGGAAGTCACACTGCGCACCGACTGCGCCCTGGACGCCATCAGCGCCATCGCCCGTGAGCTGCCCGACGCCCTGGTGGGCGCCGGCACTGTGCTGAACGGCGATGACTACCAGGCGGCCGTGGCCGCCGGTGCCCGCTTCGTGATCAGCCCCGGCATGACCCCCTCCCTGGTCCAGGCCGCCAAGGCCGGCCCGGCGCCGCTCATTCCCGGCGTCAGCACCCTGTCCGAGGTGATGGAAGGCATGGATCTGGGCCTGTCCTACTTCAAGTTCTTCCCGGCCGAGGCCAGCGGCGGCGCCCCGGCGCTCAAGGCCATGGGCGGCCCCATCCCCCAGGTGCGCTTCTGTCCCACAGGCGGCATCAGCCTCAAGAGCGCTCCCGACTACCTGGCCCTGCCCAACGTGCTCTGCGTCGGCGGCAGCTGGCTGGCCCCCAAGGAACTGGTGGAAAGCGGCGACTGGGCCGGTATCACTGCCCTGGCCAAGGAAGCCGTGGCTCTCAAGGCCTAA
- a CDS encoding MurR/RpiR family transcriptional regulator, protein MNTLDKIAKSLGSLSKSERKVAEVILANPQSAIHSSIASLAKAADVSEPTVNRFCRRLDTKGFPDFKLHLAQSLANGTPYVNRHVEEDDGPDAYTAKIFESAMACLDTARRSLDTAVINRAVDLLTQAKKISFFGLGASAAVAHDALNKFLRFNVPVIYSDDVLMQRMSCMNSAADDVVVLLSHTGRTKSLVELARLARENDATVIAITSKDSPLAKEASIAIGMDVPEDTDVYMPMASRLASLTVIDILATGFVLRRGPRFRENLRRVKDVLRDSRLEKDDEKR, encoded by the coding sequence ATGAACACCCTGGATAAAATCGCCAAGAGCCTGGGCAGCCTGTCGAAGTCCGAACGCAAGGTGGCGGAGGTGATCCTCGCCAACCCCCAGTCGGCCATCCACTCTTCCATAGCTTCACTGGCCAAGGCCGCCGATGTCTCAGAGCCCACCGTCAACCGCTTTTGCCGCCGCCTGGACACCAAGGGTTTCCCCGACTTCAAGCTGCACCTGGCCCAGAGCCTGGCCAACGGCACCCCTTATGTGAACCGCCATGTAGAGGAAGACGACGGCCCCGACGCCTATACCGCCAAGATCTTCGAATCGGCCATGGCCTGCCTGGACACGGCGAGGCGCAGCCTGGACACGGCCGTCATCAACCGCGCCGTAGATCTGCTGACCCAGGCCAAGAAGATCTCCTTTTTCGGCCTTGGCGCCAGTGCCGCCGTGGCCCATGACGCCCTCAACAAGTTCCTGCGCTTCAACGTGCCCGTCATCTATTCCGACGACGTGCTGATGCAGCGCATGAGCTGCATGAATTCCGCCGCCGACGACGTGGTGGTGCTGCTGTCCCACACCGGCCGCACCAAGAGCCTGGTGGAACTGGCCCGCCTGGCCCGCGAGAACGATGCCACCGTCATCGCCATCACCTCCAAGGATTCGCCGCTCGCCAAGGAAGCCAGCATCGCCATCGGCATGGACGTCCCGGAAGACACCGACGTCTACATGCCCATGGCCTCCCGCCTGGCCTCCCTGACCGTCATCGACATTCTCGCCACCGGTTTCGTGCTGCGCCGCGGCCCCCGATTCAGAGAAAATCTGCGCCGGGTGAAGGACGTGCTGCGGGATTCCAGGTTGGAAAAAGACGACGAAAAGCGCTGA
- a CDS encoding DMT family transporter: MHPLSGRAGFGAFLSLVTVLLWGLLPIALKEVLVHMDPYTITFYRFLVSGLILATWLGAKGNLPQLGRLEGQGPWLLGVSIVGLLANYGFYLLALRHLDPRTAQTVIQLAPLLLLLGGVWLYKEPFGPSQLLGVLVLVLGLGLFFNERLVQIVTDFAGLGLGIFLMVIAAVTWAAYALAQKKLLRHFNSVQIMMLINLAGALVFLPMASPAQVLHLSTWEGGWLLFCCFNTLIAYGAFAEALNHWEASKVSALLATTPLFTFLFVAMLAPFLPFGFDTAQLPWLSYFGAALVVVGSVINALGNRLGWRRRR, from the coding sequence ATGCATCCGTTATCAGGGCGCGCCGGCTTTGGCGCGTTTTTGTCGTTGGTGACAGTGCTGCTCTGGGGCCTCTTGCCCATCGCCCTCAAGGAAGTGCTGGTGCACATGGACCCCTACACCATCACCTTCTACCGCTTCCTGGTTTCTGGCCTTATCCTAGCCACTTGGCTGGGAGCCAAGGGGAATTTGCCGCAGCTTGGCCGCCTCGAAGGGCAGGGGCCCTGGCTGCTGGGGGTGAGCATCGTCGGCCTGCTGGCCAACTACGGCTTCTACCTGCTGGCCCTTCGCCACCTCGACCCCCGTACTGCCCAGACAGTGATCCAGTTGGCGCCGCTGCTGCTGCTCTTGGGGGGCGTCTGGCTCTACAAGGAGCCCTTCGGGCCGTCCCAGCTGCTGGGGGTCTTGGTGCTGGTGTTGGGCCTGGGGCTTTTCTTCAACGAACGCCTGGTGCAGATCGTCACCGATTTTGCCGGCCTTGGCCTCGGCATCTTCCTGATGGTGATCGCCGCCGTGACCTGGGCCGCCTATGCCCTGGCCCAGAAGAAGCTGCTGCGCCATTTCAACTCGGTGCAGATCATGATGCTCATCAACCTGGCCGGTGCCCTGGTGTTCCTGCCTATGGCGAGCCCCGCCCAGGTGCTGCACCTTTCGACCTGGGAAGGAGGCTGGCTGCTGTTCTGTTGTTTCAACACCCTCATCGCCTACGGCGCCTTTGCCGAGGCGCTCAACCACTGGGAGGCCTCCAAGGTGTCGGCCCTGCTGGCCACCACGCCGCTCTTCACCTTCCTGTTCGTGGCGATGCTGGCGCCCTTTCTGCCCTTTGGTTTCGATACCGCCCAGCTGCCCTGGCTGTCTTATTTTGGGGCGGCATTGGTGGTGGTGGGCTCGGTGATCAACGCCCTTGGTAACCGCCTCGGCTGGCGGCGCCGGCGCTAG
- a CDS encoding LytR/AlgR family response regulator transcription factor yields the protein MTIRTLIVDDEPLARQGLKLRLADYPALTLVGEASSAKEALQSIVALKPDLVFLDIQMPGMSGIELLESLVEKDLDLPLVVFVTAYDDYAVKAFELHALDYLLKPVDGERLKDCLERIGSQLEQRDQARREARMLKALAELAGVSMDEVQQRLSRGEAVTGDYASQLAIRDGSEVSLVAVADIDWVDAAGDYMCIHAKGVTHIMRKTMKELEAMLDPRRFVRIHRSAIVNRERIGQLINLASADYLVRLKSGDELRVGRSYREKVKQLLL from the coding sequence ATGACCATTAGAACCCTGATAGTTGACGACGAGCCCCTGGCCCGCCAGGGACTGAAACTCCGCCTGGCCGACTATCCGGCCCTGACGCTGGTGGGGGAGGCTTCCTCCGCCAAGGAGGCTTTGCAGTCCATAGTGGCACTCAAGCCGGATCTGGTGTTCCTCGACATCCAGATGCCGGGCATGAGCGGCATCGAGCTGCTCGAATCCCTGGTGGAAAAAGACCTGGATCTACCGCTGGTGGTCTTCGTCACCGCCTATGACGATTACGCGGTCAAGGCCTTTGAACTCCACGCCTTGGACTACCTCCTGAAACCCGTGGATGGCGAGCGCCTCAAGGATTGCCTGGAGCGCATCGGCAGCCAACTGGAGCAGCGTGACCAGGCGCGGCGCGAGGCCCGCATGCTCAAGGCCCTGGCGGAACTGGCCGGCGTAAGCATGGACGAGGTGCAGCAGCGCCTCAGCCGTGGCGAGGCGGTGACCGGCGACTACGCCAGCCAACTGGCCATCCGCGACGGCTCAGAAGTGAGCCTGGTGGCCGTTGCCGACATCGACTGGGTGGACGCCGCCGGCGATTACATGTGCATCCACGCCAAGGGCGTCACCCACATCATGCGCAAGACCATGAAAGAGCTGGAGGCCATGCTGGACCCCCGCCGCTTCGTGCGCATCCACCGCAGCGCCATCGTCAACCGCGAACGCATCGGCCAGCTCATCAACCTGGCCAGCGCCGACTACCTGGTGCGCCTCAAGAGCGGCGATGAGCTGCGGGTTGGGCGCTCCTACCGGGAAAAGGTCAAACAGCTGTTGCTCTGA
- the zwf gene encoding glucose-6-phosphate dehydrogenase: MKREQAIGPCDLVLFGVKGDLARRKLLPALYQLDKAGLLHDDSRIVGVARGEADPIEKTLETFLKEPVDETVLARFKARLGHVDLDFADLDAYGAIHEAVNHDTPEVYYFATPPSLYGSICQGLSAADLIRDNSRVIMEKPIGHDLASSRVINDEVDAHFAERQIYRIDHYLGKETVQNLLALRFANALFAKNWDYSCIDHVQITVAEEVGIEGRWSYFDKAGQMRDMVQNHLLQVLTLIAMEPPVSLDADAIRDEKLKVLKALRPITNANVNDVTVRGQYTAGFLRGHAVPGYAEEEGANTNSHTETFVALRVDIDNWRWAGVPFYLRTGKRMPAKCTEVVVSFKALPHNIFAKSQKQLAANKLIIRLQPEEGVELQMQSKVPGLGSQMRLQNTKLDLSFFEAFRDERIADAYERLLLEAMVGNQALFVRRDEVEAAWTWVDSIMDAWQQSGDAPKSYQAGSWGPVASIALITRDGRSWEE; encoded by the coding sequence ATGAAACGGGAGCAAGCCATAGGCCCTTGCGATCTGGTGCTCTTTGGGGTGAAGGGGGATCTTGCCAGGCGCAAGCTGCTGCCGGCCCTCTATCAACTGGACAAGGCGGGGCTGCTGCACGACGACAGCCGTATCGTCGGCGTCGCCAGGGGGGAGGCCGATCCCATCGAAAAGACCCTGGAAACCTTCCTCAAGGAGCCGGTGGACGAGACAGTACTGGCCCGCTTCAAGGCCCGTCTCGGCCACGTGGACCTGGACTTTGCCGATCTGGATGCCTATGGGGCCATCCACGAGGCGGTCAACCACGACACCCCGGAAGTCTATTACTTCGCTACCCCGCCCTCCCTTTACGGCAGCATCTGCCAGGGCCTGTCCGCCGCCGACCTCATCCGTGACAACAGCCGCGTGATCATGGAAAAGCCCATAGGCCACGATCTCGCCTCCAGCCGCGTCATCAACGACGAGGTGGACGCCCACTTTGCCGAGCGCCAGATCTACCGCATCGACCATTACCTGGGTAAGGAAACGGTACAGAACCTGCTGGCCCTGCGCTTTGCCAACGCCCTCTTCGCCAAGAACTGGGACTACAGCTGCATCGACCATGTGCAGATCACCGTCGCCGAAGAGGTTGGCATCGAAGGGCGCTGGAGCTACTTCGACAAGGCCGGCCAGATGCGCGACATGGTGCAGAACCACCTGTTGCAGGTGCTGACCCTCATTGCCATGGAGCCGCCGGTCAGCCTGGACGCCGACGCCATCCGCGACGAAAAGCTCAAGGTATTGAAGGCCCTGAGGCCCATCACCAATGCCAACGTCAACGACGTGACGGTACGCGGCCAATACACGGCCGGCTTCCTGCGCGGCCACGCCGTGCCCGGCTACGCCGAGGAAGAGGGCGCCAACACCAACTCCCACACCGAGACCTTCGTGGCGCTGCGGGTGGATATCGACAACTGGCGCTGGGCCGGCGTGCCTTTCTACCTGCGCACCGGCAAGCGGATGCCCGCCAAGTGCACCGAAGTGGTGGTGAGCTTCAAGGCGCTGCCCCACAACATCTTCGCCAAGTCCCAGAAGCAATTGGCCGCCAACAAGCTGATCATCCGCCTCCAGCCCGAGGAAGGGGTGGAGCTGCAGATGCAGAGCAAGGTGCCGGGCCTGGGCTCCCAAATGCGCCTGCAGAACACCAAGCTGGACCTGTCCTTCTTCGAGGCCTTCCGGGACGAGCGCATCGCCGACGCCTACGAGCGTCTGCTGCTGGAAGCCATGGTCGGCAACCAGGCGCTCTTCGTGCGCCGCGACGAGGTGGAAGCGGCCTGGACCTGGGTGGATTCCATCATGGACGCCTGGCAGCAAAGCGGCGACGCGCCCAAGAGCTACCAGGCCGGCAGCTGGGGCCCTGTGGCCTCCATCGCCCTCATCACCCGTGACGGCCGCAGCTGGGAGGAATAA
- the pyk gene encoding pyruvate kinase, whose product MLRRTKIVTTLGPATDKGNNLENIIRAGANVVRLNFSHGKPEDHMGRAKAVRDIAARLGRHVAILGDLQGPKIRVSTFKDGPIQLAVGDSFVLDAELPAGEGHQGAVGLDYKALPQDVEKDDVLLLDDGRVQLVVTGVEGAKVFTRVIIGGPLSNNKGINRQGGGLTAPALTDKDKADIKTAAAIGVDYLAVSFPRSGDDLRYARELAEQAGAKVLICAKVERAEAVADDETLDDIIQASDAVMVARGDLGVEIGDAELVGQQKRIIKRSRELNRVVITATQMMETMIESPMPTRAEVMDVANAVLDGTDAVMLSAETAAGKYPVETVEAMARVCIGAEKNPAALIDTHRMSHSFNSVEETVSLATMYAANHLAGVKAIIALTESGATPLMMSRISSALPIFALSRHANTLNRLALYRGVFPVAFDSSHYRDEALKREALALLKGKGLLQSGDLVLLTHGDRMETIGGTNTCKILQVD is encoded by the coding sequence ATGCTCAGAAGAACGAAAATCGTCACCACCCTGGGGCCCGCCACGGACAAGGGTAACAACCTCGAGAACATCATCAGGGCCGGCGCCAACGTCGTCCGCCTGAACTTCTCCCACGGTAAACCTGAAGATCACATGGGCCGCGCCAAAGCGGTCCGCGACATCGCCGCCCGCCTCGGCCGCCATGTCGCCATCCTCGGCGATCTCCAGGGTCCCAAGATCCGCGTCTCCACCTTCAAGGACGGCCCCATCCAACTGGCCGTCGGCGACAGCTTCGTGCTGGACGCCGAGCTACCGGCAGGTGAAGGCCACCAGGGCGCCGTCGGCTTGGACTACAAGGCCCTGCCCCAGGACGTAGAGAAAGACGACGTGCTGCTGTTGGATGACGGCCGGGTACAGCTGGTGGTAACCGGCGTCGAAGGTGCCAAGGTGTTCACCCGCGTCATCATCGGCGGGCCCCTGTCCAACAACAAGGGCATCAACCGCCAGGGCGGCGGCCTCACAGCCCCTGCCCTGACCGACAAGGACAAGGCCGACATCAAGACCGCCGCCGCCATCGGCGTCGACTACCTGGCCGTTTCCTTCCCCCGCAGTGGCGACGATCTCCGCTACGCCCGGGAGCTCGCCGAGCAGGCCGGCGCCAAGGTGCTGATCTGCGCCAAGGTGGAGCGGGCCGAAGCGGTAGCCGACGACGAAACCCTGGACGACATCATCCAGGCCTCAGACGCCGTCATGGTGGCCCGTGGCGACCTGGGCGTCGAGATCGGCGACGCCGAACTGGTAGGCCAGCAGAAACGCATCATCAAGCGCTCCCGCGAGCTGAACCGGGTGGTGATCACCGCCACCCAGATGATGGAGACCATGATCGAGAGCCCCATGCCGACCCGGGCCGAGGTCATGGACGTGGCCAACGCCGTGCTGGACGGCACCGACGCCGTGATGCTCTCTGCCGAGACCGCCGCCGGTAAATACCCGGTAGAAACCGTGGAAGCCATGGCCAGGGTCTGTATCGGTGCAGAGAAGAACCCGGCCGCCCTCATCGACACCCACCGCATGAGCCACAGCTTCAACTCGGTGGAAGAGACCGTCAGCCTGGCCACCATGTACGCCGCCAACCACCTGGCCGGCGTCAAGGCCATCATCGCCCTCACCGAGAGCGGTGCCACCCCGCTGATGATGTCCCGCATCAGCTCGGCCCTGCCGATCTTCGCCCTGTCCCGCCACGCCAACACCCTCAACCGGCTGGCGCTGTATCGCGGTGTCTTCCCGGTGGCTTTCGACTCCAGCCACTACCGCGACGAGGCCCTGAAACGCGAGGCCCTGGCCCTGCTCAAGGGCAAGGGCCTGCTGCAGAGCGGCGATCTGGTGCTGCTGACCCACGGCGACCGCATGGAAACCATAGGCGGCACCAACACCTGCAAGATTTTGCAGGTCGACTGA
- a CDS encoding YwbE family protein, with protein sequence MKSGNIRANIKIGAKVAVVLKEDQSSGALTEGVVQRILTNSANHPHGIKVRLEDGQVGRVKEIHND encoded by the coding sequence ATGAAGAGCGGTAACATTCGCGCCAACATCAAGATCGGCGCCAAGGTGGCAGTGGTACTCAAAGAAGACCAAAGCAGCGGCGCCCTGACCGAAGGGGTGGTGCAGCGCATCCTCACCAACTCCGCCAACCATCCCCACGGCATCAAGGTCAGGCTGGAAGACGGCCAGGTCGGCCGGGTAAAAGAGATCCATAACGACTGA
- the edd gene encoding phosphogluconate dehydratase, which translates to MNKVVAEVTARIEARSQGTRARYLEQVESQRAQGVHRASLSCGNLAHGFAACGMADKDSLRSFTKANVAIVSAYNDMLSAHQPYEGYPALIKEALHQVGSVGQFAGGVPAMCDGVTQGQPGMELSLLSRDIIAMSTAVALSHNMFDGALMLGVCDKIVPGLLIAAASFGHLPTVFVPAGPMPSGMPNKEKARIRELYAQGKADRNELLRAESESYHSPGTCTFYGTANSNQLMVEVMGLHLPGSSFVNPNTALRDALTEAAAKQVTRLTEQGGNYTPFAEILTAKSLVNAMVALLATGGSTNHTMHLVAIGRAAGIEINWDDFDALSKVVPLLTRIYPNGQADINHFQAAGGMAYLFKGLRKLGLLNEEVKTIVGEGLDQYELEPWLNEGKLEWRQGTDKSLDTAVLAEPEAPFSPEGGLRVMHGNLGRGVIKVSAVPAANTHIEAPAVVFSDQNQLDAAFKSGALDRDCIVVVRFQGPKANGMPELHKLTPPLGVLQEKGYKVALVTDGRMSGASGKVPAAIHITPEALDNPVLTKVQDGDMIRLDAHTGELTLLVDEATLAQRQPAKADLAPNSIGMGRGLFMNLRPQLCGAEQGATLFRFPFEDNQ; encoded by the coding sequence ATGAACAAGGTTGTGGCCGAGGTAACGGCCCGTATCGAAGCGCGCAGCCAAGGCACCCGCGCCCGCTATCTCGAACAGGTGGAAAGCCAGCGCGCCCAAGGCGTGCACCGCGCCAGCCTGTCCTGTGGCAACCTGGCCCACGGCTTTGCCGCTTGCGGCATGGCGGACAAGGACAGCCTGCGTTCCTTCACCAAGGCCAACGTGGCAATCGTTTCCGCCTACAACGACATGCTCTCGGCCCACCAGCCCTACGAGGGCTACCCGGCCCTGATCAAGGAAGCGCTGCACCAGGTGGGCTCGGTCGGCCAGTTCGCCGGCGGCGTACCGGCCATGTGCGACGGCGTCACCCAGGGCCAGCCCGGCATGGAGCTGTCCTTGCTGTCCCGCGACATCATCGCCATGAGCACAGCCGTGGCCCTGTCACACAACATGTTCGACGGCGCCCTGATGCTGGGGGTCTGCGACAAGATAGTCCCCGGCCTGCTCATCGCCGCCGCCAGCTTCGGCCATCTGCCCACCGTCTTCGTGCCTGCCGGCCCCATGCCGTCCGGCATGCCCAACAAGGAAAAGGCCCGCATCCGCGAGCTCTATGCCCAGGGCAAGGCCGATCGTAACGAGCTGCTGCGCGCCGAGAGCGAGTCCTACCACAGCCCCGGCACCTGCACCTTCTACGGCACCGCCAACTCCAACCAGCTGATGGTGGAAGTGATGGGCCTGCACCTGCCGGGCAGCTCCTTCGTCAACCCCAACACGGCCCTGCGCGACGCCCTCACCGAGGCCGCCGCCAAGCAGGTGACGCGCCTCACCGAGCAGGGCGGCAACTACACCCCCTTTGCTGAGATCCTGACCGCCAAGTCCCTGGTCAACGCCATGGTGGCACTGCTGGCCACCGGCGGCTCCACCAACCACACCATGCACCTGGTGGCCATAGGCCGGGCAGCCGGCATCGAGATCAACTGGGACGACTTCGACGCCCTGTCCAAGGTGGTGCCGCTGCTGACCCGCATCTACCCCAACGGCCAGGCCGACATCAACCACTTCCAGGCCGCCGGCGGCATGGCCTACCTCTTCAAGGGCCTGCGCAAGCTGGGCCTTTTGAACGAAGAGGTCAAGACCATAGTGGGCGAGGGCCTGGACCAGTACGAACTGGAGCCTTGGCTCAATGAAGGCAAGCTGGAATGGCGCCAGGGCACCGACAAGAGCCTGGACACCGCCGTGCTGGCCGAGCCCGAGGCGCCATTCAGCCCCGAGGGTGGCCTGAGGGTCATGCACGGCAACCTCGGCCGCGGCGTCATCAAGGTGTCCGCCGTACCGGCCGCCAACACCCATATCGAAGCGCCGGCCGTGGTCTTTTCCGACCAGAACCAGCTGGACGCCGCCTTCAAATCGGGTGCGCTGGATAGAGACTGCATAGTGGTAGTGCGTTTCCAGGGGCCCAAGGCCAACGGCATGCCGGAGCTGCACAAGCTGACGCCGCCGCTCGGCGTCTTGCAGGAAAAAGGCTACAAGGTGGCCTTGGTCACCGACGGGCGCATGTCCGGTGCCTCTGGCAAGGTGCCGGCCGCCATCCACATCACCCCCGAGGCCCTGGACAACCCTGTGCTGACCAAGGTGCAGGACGGCGACATGATCCGCCTCGACGCCCACACCGGCGAGCTGACCTTGCTGGTAGACGAGGCGACCCTGGCCCAGCGCCAGCCTGCCAAGGCCGATCTCGCCCCCAACAGCATCGGCATGGGTCGCGGCCTCTTCATGAACTTAAGGCCGCAGCTGTGCGGCGCCGAGCAGGGCGCCACCCTGTTCCGATTCCCCTTTGAGGACAACCAATGA
- the pgl gene encoding 6-phosphogluconolactonase, whose amino-acid sequence MKITVEKRFNDRDALAESLAAKVAGQLQEAIDARGKASLVVSGGRTPLKFFHALSRQPITWSKVLVTLADERWVDIDDPASNEALVRENLLQGRAASARFVGLKTPHATPEEGLGLASDWLGALPQPLDVVILGMGNDGHTASLFPDCPNLRQGLDTQDRLIAAHPASQPLARISMSLAALLSSRQIHLHLEGADKQATLNQALASNDVAAMPIRAILGQKQTPVDLYLYLEEA is encoded by the coding sequence ATGAAGATCACCGTTGAGAAACGCTTCAACGACAGAGACGCCCTGGCAGAAAGCCTGGCCGCCAAGGTCGCAGGCCAGTTGCAGGAAGCCATAGACGCGCGCGGCAAGGCCTCGCTGGTGGTGTCCGGCGGCCGTACCCCGCTGAAATTCTTCCACGCCCTGTCCCGCCAGCCCATCACCTGGAGCAAGGTGCTGGTGACCTTGGCGGACGAGCGCTGGGTCGATATCGACGACCCGGCCTCCAACGAAGCCCTGGTGCGGGAAAACCTGCTGCAGGGCAGGGCGGCCAGCGCCCGTTTCGTGGGCCTCAAGACGCCTCACGCCACCCCGGAAGAGGGGCTTGGCCTCGCCAGCGACTGGCTGGGCGCCTTGCCCCAGCCACTGGATGTGGTGATCCTCGGCATGGGCAACGACGGCCACACCGCCTCCTTGTTCCCCGACTGTCCCAACCTCAGGCAGGGGCTGGACACCCAGGACAGGCTGATCGCCGCCCACCCGGCCAGCCAACCCCTGGCCCGCATTTCCATGAGCCTGGCGGCGCTGCTGAGCAGCCGCCAGATCCATCTGCACCTGGAGGGCGCCGACAAGCAGGCCACCCTGAACCAGGCCCTGGCCAGCAATGACGTGGCGGCCATGCCGATCCGCGCCATCCTCGGCCAGAAGCAGACCCCGGTAGACCTCTACCTGTACCTGGAGGAAGCATGA
- a CDS encoding iron-containing alcohol dehydrogenase, with product MQNFVYHSPTVIRFGEGEIAQLARHIPEGAKVLLTYGGGSIFQNGVYDQVKAALKGMPFGEFGGIEPNPRYETLMQAVALVRNEGFDFLLAVGGGSVLDGTKFIAAAIGFDGLDPWDILAKQSPVKAALPIGTVLTLPATGSETNGAAVITRGPDKLAFVSDKVKPRFAVLDPATTYSLPPRQVANGVVDAFVHVMEQYMTPSVAPVQDRFSEGLLLTLLEEGPKAMAKPLNYDVRANLMWAATMALNGIVGVGVAQDWSTHSLGHELTARFGIDHGRTLAIVLPAMLRVRKDAKRAKLLQFAERVFAVTGGSEEERIEGAIAKMESFFQSLDVPTRLRDYGVEESAIDGLVAALERKGMTALGEDGGVTLALSRQVFEAAY from the coding sequence ATGCAGAATTTCGTCTACCACAGCCCCACCGTCATCCGCTTTGGCGAAGGGGAAATCGCCCAGCTGGCCCGCCATATCCCCGAGGGCGCCAAGGTGCTGCTCACCTATGGCGGCGGCTCCATCTTCCAAAACGGCGTCTATGACCAGGTCAAGGCGGCCCTCAAGGGCATGCCCTTCGGCGAGTTCGGCGGCATAGAGCCCAACCCCCGCTATGAGACCCTGATGCAGGCGGTGGCGCTCGTCCGCAACGAAGGTTTTGATTTCCTGCTGGCCGTGGGCGGCGGCTCGGTGCTGGACGGCACCAAGTTCATCGCCGCCGCCATTGGCTTCGACGGCCTGGATCCCTGGGACATCCTCGCCAAACAGAGCCCGGTCAAGGCCGCCCTGCCCATAGGCACTGTGCTGACGTTGCCGGCCACCGGCTCCGAGACCAACGGCGCCGCCGTCATCACCCGCGGCCCCGACAAGCTGGCCTTCGTCTCCGATAAGGTCAAACCCCGATTCGCGGTGCTGGATCCGGCCACCACCTACAGCCTGCCCCCCCGCCAGGTGGCCAACGGCGTGGTGGACGCCTTCGTCCATGTCATGGAGCAGTACATGACCCCTTCTGTGGCGCCGGTGCAGGACAGGTTCAGCGAAGGCCTGCTGCTGACCTTGCTGGAAGAAGGCCCCAAAGCCATGGCCAAGCCCCTGAACTACGATGTGCGGGCCAACCTGATGTGGGCCGCCACCATGGCCCTCAACGGCATCGTCGGTGTCGGCGTCGCCCAGGACTGGTCCACCCATAGCCTGGGCCACGAGCTCACCGCCCGCTTCGGCATAGACCACGGCCGCACCTTGGCCATAGTGCTGCCGGCCATGCTGCGGGTAAGGAAGGACGCCAAGCGCGCCAAGCTGCTGCAATTTGCCGAGCGCGTCTTTGCCGTGACAGGCGGCAGCGAAGAGGAACGCATCGAAGGCGCCATCGCCAAGATGGAAAGCTTCTTCCAGTCCCTGGACGTACCGACCCGGCTGCGCGACTACGGCGTTGAAGAGAGCGCTATCGATGGGCTGGTGGCGGCCCTGGAACGCAAGGGCATGACGGCCCTGGGCGAAGACGGCGGCGTCACCCTGGCGCTGAGCCGCCAGGTGTTCGAAGCCGCCTACTGA